In Synergistaceae bacterium, a single window of DNA contains:
- a CDS encoding aminopeptidase P family protein yields MNSKILERVENIQAKLLNNRHSVFVIINDEDSNWENLYYMSGFRGTSGALLIYSDHVELILDSRYTEQGKMQSPHDVLEQKSGLVDAVIERLVNHNIKEIYCEAKRTSASIWLKLLSSKREIQDASEQIEALRRKKDEYEIRCIIKAGQIASTAFLETLNHVKEGMSEKELQSLLNYKIATLGGEIGFDMIVASGIRSALPHGRASEKTIQKNEWVTVDFGARWNGYFCDITRNFSIGVPDERATFYHSILLEAHRASAALLQNNASGSEVHNKAVEVLAAHNLDAYFTHGLGHGLGLEIHESPYLRKSINDILRTGDVVTIEPGIYIEGWGGLRLEDDYLITEKGSQRLTDQLNQQFYLL; encoded by the coding sequence ATGAACAGTAAAATATTGGAAAGAGTAGAAAATATACAGGCCAAACTTTTAAATAACAGACATAGCGTATTTGTTATAATAAATGATGAAGACTCAAATTGGGAAAACTTATATTACATGAGCGGTTTTCGTGGTACTTCAGGAGCATTGCTAATTTACTCTGACCATGTGGAACTGATATTGGATTCTCGCTACACAGAACAGGGGAAAATGCAATCTCCTCACGATGTATTAGAACAAAAATCAGGTCTTGTTGATGCAGTCATTGAAAGACTAGTAAATCACAACATAAAAGAAATATACTGTGAGGCCAAGAGAACCTCAGCCTCAATTTGGCTTAAACTTCTTTCTTCTAAAAGAGAAATACAGGATGCTTCAGAGCAGATTGAGGCGTTGAGAAGGAAAAAAGACGAATATGAAATAAGATGTATTATAAAAGCTGGACAAATAGCGTCCACTGCCTTTCTTGAAACACTGAATCACGTAAAGGAAGGAATGTCTGAAAAAGAGTTGCAATCACTTCTCAACTATAAAATTGCCACGCTTGGCGGAGAAATTGGTTTCGATATGATAGTAGCTTCCGGAATACGTAGTGCTCTTCCACATGGGAGAGCAAGCGAGAAAACAATTCAAAAGAATGAATGGGTTACAGTAGACTTTGGCGCTAGGTGGAATGGATATTTTTGTGATATTACAAGAAATTTTTCAATAGGTGTGCCGGATGAGCGAGCTACTTTCTATCACTCAATACTTTTGGAAGCACACAGAGCTTCGGCAGCCCTTCTTCAAAACAATGCAAGCGGAAGTGAAGTTCACAACAAGGCTGTGGAAGTCTTGGCCGCTCATAATTTAGATGCTTATTTCACACATGGTCTAGGCCATGGACTTGGTCTTGAAATACATGAAAGTCCATATCTAAGAAAAAGCATCAACGATATTTTAAGAACCGGAGACGTAGTCACAATTGAGCCGGGAATCTATATCGAAGGATGGGGTGGTTTGCGGCTAGAAGATGATTACCTCATAACAGAGAAGGGATCTCAGAGGTTAACCGATCAGCTAAATCAGCAATTCTACTTACTCTAA
- a CDS encoding rubredoxin: MDKYICTVCGYEYDPAVGDADAGIAPGTSFDSLPDDWLCPVCGVGKDMFEKV, from the coding sequence ATGGACAAATATATTTGCACAGTTTGCGGTTATGAATATGATCCGGCAGTCGGAGATGCAGACGCAGGAATCGCTCCCGGAACATCATTTGATTCACTCCCTGATGATTGGCTCTGTCCGGTATGCGGAGTCGGCAAGGACATGTTTGAAAAAGTCTAA
- a CDS encoding HD domain-containing protein — protein sequence MYFIKNTMSWFESYVSTYKNTEHYSEMYDIKIEHSKRVCKNAAMLGEAMGWESDREVWLTHAVGLLHDIARFLQYKEYNTFLDSLSFDHGDRGEEILDKEFNWDGISKEDKSFVLAAVKYHNKRILPSGLSAETIKWCSLARDADKIDIFRMIQKRIENGTILNIFPKHEKVVGLSTDLVEEIEREGLGSYNNARSLQDYRLIQLTWGVDLNFSVSVDILQKENIFDKIIEDLKDYDIDYLIEKLMERILLK from the coding sequence ATGTATTTTATTAAAAACACGATGAGTTGGTTTGAATCTTATGTCTCAACTTATAAAAACACCGAACATTATTCCGAGATGTATGACATCAAAATAGAACATAGCAAAAGAGTTTGTAAAAATGCCGCCATGTTGGGAGAAGCGATGGGTTGGGAAAGTGACAGAGAAGTTTGGTTGACACACGCTGTTGGTCTTTTACATGATATAGCTCGATTTTTACAGTATAAGGAATATAATACGTTCCTTGATAGCTTGAGCTTCGATCATGGAGATAGAGGAGAAGAGATTTTAGATAAAGAATTCAATTGGGATGGTATTTCCAAAGAAGATAAAAGCTTTGTGTTAGCAGCAGTGAAATATCACAATAAAAGAATTCTTCCCTCCGGGCTATCTGCTGAGACGATTAAATGGTGTTCTCTTGCCAGAGATGCGGATAAAATTGATATTTTTCGTATGATTCAAAAAAGGATAGAAAACGGAACCATTCTTAACATATTTCCTAAACATGAAAAAGTAGTCGGACTAAGTACAGATTTGGTGGAAGAAATTGAGAGAGAGGGATTGGGCTCCTACAACAACGCGCGTTCTTTACAAGATTACCGCCTAATACAGCTTACTTGGGGTGTAGACCTTAATTTTTCTGTTTCAGTAGATATTCTCCAAAAAGAAAATATTTTCGACAAAATTATCGAAGATTTAAAGGATTATGATATTGACTATTTAATTGAAAAACTTATGGAGAGAATATTACTCAAATAA